A segment of the Thermodesulfobacteriota bacterium genome:
TCATGTTCGCCACCCCGGCTATCGTCGTCCGAGGCCTTTTCATACGACAGATGGAGATCCCAGCTCGCGGCGAGACGGCGAAGGGGGTGGTCGTCGTTGGCCCTGGCACCGCGGTCCGCAGCCAGGCCCAGAGCCAGAGCCAGTCGGTCACATTCATCGGGAGCGATGTCGAGACCAACGGCCAGTTGAGCTCGCAACGTCTGCGCCAGTCGACTGCCACGGATGCGGAACACCGGATCAGGCATGGACAGCCTCCGGACAGTCTATGATGTCCGTCTGCTCGCCACTGCCACCACGAATCATTTTCAGGCGTTGTGCCACCTGGTTGCGGATCGAGTAGCTGGGGTGGGCAGGGATTTCCTCTGGGGTGACGAGCAACACCATCTGGGCGGTGCACTTCGCCAGCATCTCGCGCAGGACGGCTTCTCGGTGCTCGGGATCAAGCACGCGTAACGGCGCCTCGATGACCATCGGCAAGCGTGCGCCCGCGGCCTCTCGGATCGCATGGACGAGGCAAAGGGCCAGAAGGTTGCGCTCGCCAGTGGAGCGACCGGCAGGCGCAGGATTGTCGTTCTTGTCGACCACGGCGTAACGATAGGTGCGCCGATCGACCTTCAGGCGGGCCAGAACATCGTGTTTGTGGGCGGTGCGAATGAGCATTTGCGAAGCCTCGATTTCGAGCCTGCTCACGCGCTCCTTAAGCATGTGATCGGCAATGGCGCCCAGCCCCTGGCCGGCGGCGTCGGCCAACCGGGATCGTTGTTCGATGTTGTCGATCTCATTCACCACGGTCGAGGCTCCCGGCCCTGCCGCTGTCAACGCCTCTCGCACCGACTCGAGCTCCCCGCCCGAGCGCTTGAGCTCTTCCCGCGCTGCTTGGAGCTTCTGCTCCAGGCCATTCTTGCGTTGTGAGGCCTCCGCATACCGTTCGATCCATGGCGTCTCCGCGACCGGGTACGCCAGGTCATCGATTTCCTGTTGGATCTCCCGCACACGCTCTGCCCAGCGGTTTCCACTATCCGCCTGCTGCAGGAGGCTGCGGAGCTTGCGGCCGGCGGCCTCTACCGGCTGTCGTAGGGACGCCAGACGCTCCTCCTGCCGCCGGGCCCGGTTTTGATCCTCGGTTGCGGGAATTCCTACGGTTTCGCGCAACGCTTCGAGGATCTCATCGTATGGCGGAGGCGGCCGGCGTACCCATGGGAAGCCAGCTCCCGAAACAGCCTTCGCGATCGCCGTAATGGTATCGTTTGTTCCTTGGCGCCAATCGGCCGACTTGCTGACTTGCGCGGTCGTGGGCGTAGGCCGAATCGAAAGCCCGATCAGAGCAAGCGGCAGCAACTCGGTCACAATCTCATGGCGCTCCTGCTCGGCCCGTTTTTGCCTTTCTCTTGCACGTTCCAGTTCGCGGAGAAGGTTGTCCCGGCGTCGACGCTGCTCCGGCTGCCCCTTGCCGCTGTAGGTGTCGACCTCCTTCTGCGCCTGGCTCAACTCGCGCTCAATATCAATGATGGATTGCCGTTCGTCCGCTTCCTTGCGGCGCAGACGTTCCGCTGTCTCTTCAAGATCCCGCCGACGCCTCCCTTCCCTCTCCACCTCGTCCCGTCGTTGGCGAGCCTTCTTGCTTGTCTTGCGCGAATAGTCATCGCACCACTTCGCAAGGTCGCGCAACGGCCGAATGGCGAGCGCGGTCTCCACGACGTCCTGGATAGGCGGAAGTTCTGTACCCTTTTGGCCGGACAACTTCTGTACCACGCTGCTCTCCGCATCGAAGACGAAGTAGTCCAAGAGCTGTTTCGGAAACAGGGCCTCGAGCCACTGGGCGGCATCATGGCCATGCATCGGACGATCAGCCACTCGAACGGCGAGGTCATCCGCCCCCGAGCGTGCCCAGCCATTCCCCACCCGGTGATATTTTTGTAATCGGCGGATCTCAATCTGACTATACGCTTGCGAGCGAAATCGAAGGACGACCTTGACTTCGGCCTGGCGGCCAGGCGTGTCGGCATGGACGAAGTAAGGGATGTCCTCGCTCTCCCTTTCCCCTGCAAGCGCGAAGCGAACAGCGCGGACGAGCGCTGACTTGCCGTAGCCGTTGGGCGCCTCAATGAGAATCACTGGCCGAATGCTGTCCGACCGCAGATCGACGACCACCTGCCTGAACTGGAGAAAGTTGGCCAGTTCGATGGCTTCGAGCTGCATTCCAGCTCGGTCTTCCACTGGCGCCGCTTTGGCCGCATCTCCACAGCTGTCCGTGGTGGTGCGCTGGGGCAGTCTTTGGTCCAGTGCCTCTTCAAGCAGGCGGGCGACGTCTGTCGCTGCACGGCGCGGGCTGTGAAGATCCAGTGCCAGCAGGGCATGGAGCAGATTGAGGGGCAAGTCTCTTGCAACCCACTCTTGTTCGGCTCGATCAGCCTCTTCCCTGGTCAGCCCAACGCTCGAACTCAACGAGGTTCACCCTCCCCAAAGAGGTGGCGGACGGCAGGACGATTTCTTGCAAGGGCAAGAGCGGCACAACGGCACGGCTCCTGATGGAGCGTCAGCGGCGAGCCTTGGAGAGCACCCCACGACCGGATTCCACCAGGGATCCATGTGCCTCAGGGTCACGGTCCGCCGTCCGGGTCCTGCATCCGGGTCGGGATGAGGCCCAGCATGTGGCCGAGCTTGTCCTTCTTGCACTGGAGGTAGCGCAGGTTCTCGGGCAGGGGCTCGATCTCGATGGGCAGGCGGTCCACCACCTCCAGGCCGTAGCCCTGCAGCCCGACGATCTTCTTGGGATTGTTGGTGATGAGCCGCATCTTCTTCACCCCCAGGTCCCGGAGGATCTGCGCCCCCACCCCGTAGTCCCGCAGGTCGGGCTTGAAGCCCAGCTGCACGTTGGCCTCCACGGTGTCCAGGCCCTGATCCTGGAGGGCATAGGCCTTGAGCTTGTTGACCAGACCGATCCCCCGGCCCTCCTGGTGCATGTAGAGGATCACCCCGCAGCCCTCGTCGGCCACCATCTCCATGGCGGCGTGCAGCTGGGCGCCACAATCACAGCGCAGGGAGCCGAAGACGTCACCGGTCAGGCACTCGGAGTGTACCCGGACCATGACCTCTGCCTCGGGGGCGATGGTGCCCTTCACCAGGGCCAGGTGCTCCAGGTTGTCCACGTCGTTGGTGTAGACCACGGCCGTGAACTCGCCGCCGTAGCGGCTGGGCAGCCTGGTCTCGGCGGCGCGGTGCACGAAGCTTTCGTTCCGGAGCCGGTAGGCCACCAGATCGGCGATGGTGGCGATCCTGAGGTCATGGGTGGCGGCAAAGGCCTCCAGGTCCGGCATGCGGGCCATGGTGCCGTCCTCCTTCATGATCTCGCAGATCACGCCGGCGGGCCGCAAGCCCGCCAGGCGGGCCAGATCCACCGAGCCTTCCGTCTGGCCGGTGCGCACCAGCACCCCGCCCCGGCGGGCCCGCAGGGGAAAGACATGGCCCGGGCTCACCAGATCGTCAGGCCGCACGTCCTCCCGCACCGCCACCTGGATGGTCCGGGCCCGGTCGGCGGCGGAGATGCCGGTGGTGACCCCGGTGCGGGCCTCGATGCTGACCGTGAACGCGGTGCCGTAAGGCGACTGGTTGTCCCGCACCATCATCGGCAGCCGCAGCCGCTCGATGTGCTCCGGGGTCATGGTCAGGCAGATGAGGCCACGGCCGTACCGGGCCATGAAGTTGATGGCCTCGGGGGTGACCATCTGGGCGGCCATGCACAGGTCGCCTTCGTTCTCCCGGTCCTCATCGTCCACCAGGATGATCATCTTGCCGGACCGGATGTCCTCGATGACATCCTCAATCCTGCTCACCGGCATGGCGGGCTCCTTCGCGAGTTGTCTGGCTTTGGTTGCGGGGGAAAGAACACCAGCGGTCGGCTCAGCGCCAGAAGCCGTGCTCGGCCAGGAAGGCCGGGTCGATGCCGCCCGCCTTCCTGGTCCCGGCCAGCGGTCCCAGGAGCCTTTCCACATACTTGCCGATGATGTCCACCTCGAGGTTGACGGTATCCCCGGGCTGTCTGTCCCCCAGGGTGGTGATCTTCAGGGTGTGGGGAATGATGGAGACGGCAAAGGACCGCTCGTCGCAGGCATTCACGGTGAGGCTGATGCCGTCCACCGCGATGGAGCCCTTTTCGATGACATAGCGGGCCTGGGCCTCCGGCAGACTGAAGGAGAAGAGGACGAAATCGCCCAGGGGCTTTCGCTCCAGAACCTGGGCCACCGCGTCCACGTGGCCGCTCACCAGATGCCCCCCCAGCCGGTCCGCCAGGCGCAGGGCGCGCTCCAGATTGACCGCGGCGCCGGCGGCTACTGCCCCCAGGTTGGTGCGGGAAAGGGTCTCCGGCGAGACATCCACCGCAAAGCGGCGGCCGCGGATATCCCGGGCGGTGAGACAGACGCCGTTCACGGCAATGCTCTCCCCTTCCTGGGGATCCGCCAGATCGAAATCCGCCTCCAGCACAAAGACCATGCCCTGGCCCTGGGGCCGCCGCTCCCGCAGCCGGCCCTGGCCCTGGATGATGCCGGTGAACATCAGCTGCCCCCTGGGGGAGCCAGTCAGCCCCCCTCCCAACCTCCCCCCGCTGGGGGGAGGAGAGTTTTGCCCCTGTGCCGCACGAACTTCGACTCCCTCCCCCAGCGGGGGAGGGCCGGGGTGGGGGCCGGGCGCCACACCCTGCCGCCCCTGGTTTTTCACGGTTGCCTGCTCCTGACCGGTGTTCCGGAGACCAGGAAGTCCGCCCCGCAGTGCCGGATGGTCACATCCCGCAGCGCCAAGCCGTCCTCCACCCGCCGGGCAGCGAAACCCGCCACCACCGGCAGGCCATCGCCGCCCAGCAAGCGGGGGGCCACGAAGAACAGGCAGCGGTCCGCGAGACCCGCCGCCAGAAAGGCGCCGTGCACCCGGCTGCCCCCTTCCACCAGGAGCGAGGTGATGCCGGCCCGGCCCAGCTCCCCGAGCACCGATGCCAGATCCAGCCCGCCGCCGGCGGTCCGGGGCACGGTCACCACCCGGCAGCCGGCCTGCGCCAGGGCGACCCGCCGCTCCTCCGGGGCCTCCGGGCCGCAGAACAGCCAGGTGGCGGCGGCGGATCCCTGGGTGAGCATGCGGCAGGTGGCCGGCAGCCGGGCCTGGCTGTCCAGCACCACCCGTAGCGGATCCCGGCCCCGGGGCAGCCGGCAGGTGAGCTGGGGGTCGTCGGCCAGGGCAGTGCCGATGCCCACCAGCACGGCGTCCAGGCGATCCCGCAGCCGGTGCACCTCGCGCCGGGCGCGCTCGCCGGTAATCCACTGGCTGTGGCCGCAGGCCGTGGCGATGCGGCCGTCCAGGGTCATGCCGGCCTTGAGCACCACCCAGGGCAGGCCGGTTGCCACGTGCTTGGCAAAGGGCGCGATGAGCTCCTGGCAGGGCCCGGCCAGGACCCCGGACACCACCTCGATGCCCTGTTTGGCGAGAAAGGCGGCCCCGCCGCCAATCACCGTGGGGTTGGGATCCTGGGCGCCCACCACCAGCCGCCGGATGCCGGCCGCCAGCACCGCGCCGGTGCAGGGCGGAGTGCGGCCGGTATGGTGGCACGGCTCCAGGGTGACATAAAGGGTCGCGCCCCGGGCCCGTGCACCGGCCGCCGCCAGGGCGTGCACCTCGGCATGGGGGGTGCCGGCCCGCCGGTGGAAGCCCCGGCCCACCACCTGGCCGCCCGCCACCACCACCGCCCCCACCGCCGGGTTGGGGGCGGTGCGACCCAGGCCCTTTCTGGCCTCGGCCAGGGCCAGGCGCATGAAGGCGGCGTCAGCGGCCTCAGGCCTCGCCATGACCCCGCTCGGCCTCCCGGCTGGCCAGAACGTTCTTGAGCTCTTCCATGAACTCGTTGATGTCCTTGAACTGCCGGTAGACGGAGGCAAAGCGCACATAGGCCACGTCGTCCATGCGCCTCAGGCCGTCCACCACCCGCTCGCCGATCCAGCCGGAGGGGATCTCCCGCTCCCCCGAATCCTGCAGCTCCCGCTCCAGATCGTCCGCGAACTCCTCGATGGCGGTGACCGACACCGGCCGCTTCTCGCAGGCCTTCTTCATGCCCTCCACCACCTTGTGGCGGTCATAGGCCTCCCGGCGGCCGTCCTTTTTGACCACCATGGGCAGGAGCATCTCCAGCCGCTCGTAGGTGGTGAAGCGGCGGTTGCAGCCCTCGCAGAGCCGGCGGCGGCGGGTGATGGTGTACTCCTTGTTGAGGCGGGAATCCACCACCCGGTTCTCGAAATGACCGCAGTAGGGACACTTCATATCGCCCCCTTGCCCGGCAGATGCACCAGGGGAATGCCGGCCTCGGCCAGGAGGCTGGAGCCCAGCTCGTCCGGATAGCCATCCCGGTAATAGATGCCGGTCAGGCGGGCATTGATCAGCATCTTGGTGCAGATGGCGCAGGGCAGATTGGTGCAGTAGAGGCTGGCGCCGTCGACCGGCGTGCCGTACAGGGCGGCCTGGATGAGGGCGTTCTGCTCGGCGTGCAGGCCCCGGCACAGCTCGTGGCGCTCGCCGGAGGGCACGCCGCGGTCCGCCCGCAGACAGCCCACGTCCAGGCAGTGGGCGATCCGGGTGGGGGCGCCGTTGTAGCCGGTGGTCAGGATCCGCTTCTCCCGGACCAGCACCGCCCCCACCTGCCGGCGCAGACAGGTGGAGCGCTGGGCCACCAGCTCGGCGATGGCCAGGAAGTATTCGTCCCAGGAGGGGCGTGGGGGCCGGCCCGGAGGAGAATCACTCATCGCTGCGGGAAAGAGACGGATAGATGGGGAAGCGCGCGCACAGCTCCCGGACCGCGAGGCGGATCCGGCCCAAGGCCTCCGGATCGTTGCGGCTGGCCAGGGCCTGGTCGATCCACTCCACGATCCGGCCCATCTCCGGCACACCGAGGCCGCGGCTGGTGACCGCTGCCGTACCGATGCGGATGCCGGAGGTCACCACCGGGCTGCGGGTGTCGAAGGGGATGGCGTTCTTGTTGACGGTAAGGCCGGCCTGCTCCAGGGCCCCCTCCGCCTCCCGGCCGGTGAGGCCCTTGCCGGTCAGGTCCACCAGGAGAAGGTGGTTGTCGGTGCCGCCCGAGACGATACGGAAGCCTTGGGCCGTAAGCCCCGCAGCCAGGGCCTGGGCATTGGCCACCACCCGGATCTGATCCTGCTGGAACCGCTCCCCCATGGCCTCCTTGAGGCTTACGGCCTTGGCGGCGATGACATGCACCAGCGGCCCGCCCTGGATGCCGGGGAAGATCTGACTGTTGATGAGACGGCCATACTTCTCCCGGGCCAGAATCAGCCCGCCCCGGGGGCCGCGCAGGGTCTTGTGGGTGGTGCTGGTGACGAAATCGGCGTGGGGCACCGGCGACGGATGGACGCCGGCGGCCACCAGACCGGCAATATGGGCCATGTCCACCATGAACAGGGCCTCCACCTCGTCGGCGATGCGGCGGAAGGCAGCGAAATCGATGATCCGGGGGTAGGCGCTGGCGCCGGCGACGATCATCTTTGGCCGGTGCGCCTTGGCCAGCCGCTCCACCTCGTCGAAGTCGATGCGCTCGGTGCTGCGATCCACCCCGTACGAGACCACCTTGTACAGCCGGCCGGAGAAGTTGGCATGGGCCCCGTGGGTCAGGTGACCGCCGTGGGCCAGGCTCATGCCCAGGATGGTGTCGCCGGGGTGGAGGGTGGCCATGTAGACCGCCATATTGGCCTGGCTGCCGGAGTGGGGCTGGACATTGGCGTACTCGGCACCGAACAGGGTGCGGGCGCGCTCCATGGCCAGGGACTCCACCTGGTCGGCGTAGTCGCAGCCGCCGTAGTAGCGCTTGGCCGGGTAGCCCTCTGCGTACTTGTTGGTGAAGATGCTGCCCTGGGCCTCCAGCACCGCCTCGCTGACGATGTTCTCCGAGGCGATGAGCTCCAGCTGAAAGGACTGGCGCTCCAGCTCGCACTGGATGGCCCGGTAGATCTCGGGATCGGTATCCTTGAGAAACGACACGTTGGTCCCTCCATGGGGACAGATCCGACACGCCGGACGCGTCCGACCAGTCCATCCTTGGCCGCGGCGCGCGGGTCCCGCCCGCGGCCGCAGCCAGGCAAAACAGCTCAGTCAAACATCCGGATCCGCCGCAGATGCCGGCCGCCGGCAAACTCGGTGGCCAGCCAGACCTTGAGCATCTCCTCGGCCAGGCCCGGCCCCACCACCCGGCCGCCCAGACACAAGACATTGGCGTCGTTGTGCTCCCGGCTCATCCGGGCGGTGAACAGCTCGTGGCACAGCGCCGCCCGGATGCCATCGAAGCGGTTGGCCGCCATGGACATGCCGATACCGGTGCCGCAGACCAGCACCCCCCGGTCGGCCTGGCCATCCCGCACCAGGGCGCAGACCGCCTGGGCGAAGTGGGGGTAGTCCACGGAGGCCGACGAATCGCAGCCCTGATCAAGGATCTCGTGGCCGAGCTCGGCCAGCACCGCCAAAAGGCGGCACTTGAGGTCCACACCGCCGTGGTCCGAGCCGATGGCAATCCTCACGACCCCGCCTCGAAGCGCCTCAGGATCACCACCGCATTGGTGCCGCCAAAGCCGAAGGAGTTGGACATCGCCGCCCGCATGGCCATCTCCCGCGCCTGGTTGGGCACATAGTCCAGATCGCATTCCGGATCCGGGTGCACCAGGTTGATGGTGGGCGGCGCCTTCTGGTGGTAGAGAGCCAGGGCGGTGAACACCGACTCGATGCCGCCGGCGCCCCCCAGCATATGACCGGTCATGGACTTGGTGGAGCTCACCGCCAGCCGGTACGCCTCGGCCCCGAACACGGTCTTGATCGCCCGGGTCTCGCAGATGTCGTTCAGGGGCGTCGAGGTGCCATGGGCGTTGATGTAGTCGATGTCCGCCGGGCCGAGGCCGGCATCGTCCAGGGCCATCTGCATGGAGCGGGCGGCCCCCTCGCCGTCCTCCGGCGGGGCCGCCATGTGGAAGGCGTCGCCCGTAAGG
Coding sequences within it:
- a CDS encoding AAA family ATPase, producing MPLNLLHALLALDLHSPRRAATDVARLLEEALDQRLPQRTTTDSCGDAAKAAPVEDRAGMQLEAIELANFLQFRQVVVDLRSDSIRPVILIEAPNGYGKSALVRAVRFALAGERESEDIPYFVHADTPGRQAEVKVVLRFRSQAYSQIEIRRLQKYHRVGNGWARSGADDLAVRVADRPMHGHDAAQWLEALFPKQLLDYFVFDAESSVVQKLSGQKGTELPPIQDVVETALAIRPLRDLAKWCDDYSRKTSKKARQRRDEVEREGRRRRDLEETAERLRRKEADERQSIIDIERELSQAQKEVDTYSGKGQPEQRRRRDNLLRELERARERQKRAEQERHEIVTELLPLALIGLSIRPTPTTAQVSKSADWRQGTNDTITAIAKAVSGAGFPWVRRPPPPYDEILEALRETVGIPATEDQNRARRQEERLASLRQPVEAAGRKLRSLLQQADSGNRWAERVREIQQEIDDLAYPVAETPWIERYAEASQRKNGLEQKLQAAREELKRSGGELESVREALTAAGPGASTVVNEIDNIEQRSRLADAAGQGLGAIADHMLKERVSRLEIEASQMLIRTAHKHDVLARLKVDRRTYRYAVVDKNDNPAPAGRSTGERNLLALCLVHAIREAAGARLPMVIEAPLRVLDPEHREAVLREMLAKCTAQMVLLVTPEEIPAHPSYSIRNQVAQRLKMIRGGSGEQTDIIDCPEAVHA
- a CDS encoding riboflavin synthase, with the translated sequence MFTGIIQGQGRLRERRPQGQGMVFVLEADFDLADPQEGESIAVNGVCLTARDIRGRRFAVDVSPETLSRTNLGAVAAGAAVNLERALRLADRLGGHLVSGHVDAVAQVLERKPLGDFVLFSFSLPEAQARYVIEKGSIAVDGISLTVNACDERSFAVSIIPHTLKITTLGDRQPGDTVNLEVDIIGKYVERLLGPLAGTRKAGGIDPAFLAEHGFWR
- a CDS encoding cytidine/deoxycytidylate deaminase family protein, with the protein product MSDSPPGRPPRPSWDEYFLAIAELVAQRSTCLRRQVGAVLVREKRILTTGYNGAPTRIAHCLDVGCLRADRGVPSGERHELCRGLHAEQNALIQAALYGTPVDGASLYCTNLPCAICTKMLINARLTGIYYRDGYPDELGSSLLAEAGIPLVHLPGKGAI
- the nrdR gene encoding transcriptional regulator NrdR, coding for MKCPYCGHFENRVVDSRLNKEYTITRRRRLCEGCNRRFTTYERLEMLLPMVVKKDGRREAYDRHKVVEGMKKACEKRPVSVTAIEEFADDLERELQDSGEREIPSGWIGERVVDGLRRMDDVAYVRFASVYRQFKDINEFMEELKNVLASREAERGHGEA
- the ribD gene encoding bifunctional diaminohydroxyphosphoribosylaminopyrimidine deaminase/5-amino-6-(5-phosphoribosylamino)uracil reductase RibD gives rise to the protein MARPEAADAAFMRLALAEARKGLGRTAPNPAVGAVVVAGGQVVGRGFHRRAGTPHAEVHALAAAGARARGATLYVTLEPCHHTGRTPPCTGAVLAAGIRRLVVGAQDPNPTVIGGGAAFLAKQGIEVVSGVLAGPCQELIAPFAKHVATGLPWVVLKAGMTLDGRIATACGHSQWITGERARREVHRLRDRLDAVLVGIGTALADDPQLTCRLPRGRDPLRVVLDSQARLPATCRMLTQGSAAATWLFCGPEAPEERRVALAQAGCRVVTVPRTAGGGLDLASVLGELGRAGITSLLVEGGSRVHGAFLAAGLADRCLFFVAPRLLGGDGLPVVAGFAARRVEDGLALRDVTIRHCGADFLVSGTPVRSRQP
- the glyA gene encoding serine hydroxymethyltransferase, which translates into the protein MSFLKDTDPEIYRAIQCELERQSFQLELIASENIVSEAVLEAQGSIFTNKYAEGYPAKRYYGGCDYADQVESLAMERARTLFGAEYANVQPHSGSQANMAVYMATLHPGDTILGMSLAHGGHLTHGAHANFSGRLYKVVSYGVDRSTERIDFDEVERLAKAHRPKMIVAGASAYPRIIDFAAFRRIADEVEALFMVDMAHIAGLVAAGVHPSPVPHADFVTSTTHKTLRGPRGGLILAREKYGRLINSQIFPGIQGGPLVHVIAAKAVSLKEAMGERFQQDQIRVVANAQALAAGLTAQGFRIVSGGTDNHLLLVDLTGKGLTGREAEGALEQAGLTVNKNAIPFDTRSPVVTSGIRIGTAAVTSRGLGVPEMGRIVEWIDQALASRNDPEALGRIRLAVRELCARFPIYPSLSRSDE
- the rpiB gene encoding ribose 5-phosphate isomerase B; translation: MRIAIGSDHGGVDLKCRLLAVLAELGHEILDQGCDSSASVDYPHFAQAVCALVRDGQADRGVLVCGTGIGMSMAANRFDGIRAALCHELFTARMSREHNDANVLCLGGRVVGPGLAEEMLKVWLATEFAGGRHLRRIRMFD
- a CDS encoding bifunctional 3,4-dihydroxy-2-butanone-4-phosphate synthase/GTP cyclohydrolase II → MPVSRIEDVIEDIRSGKMIILVDDEDRENEGDLCMAAQMVTPEAINFMARYGRGLICLTMTPEHIERLRLPMMVRDNQSPYGTAFTVSIEARTGVTTGISAADRARTIQVAVREDVRPDDLVSPGHVFPLRARRGGVLVRTGQTEGSVDLARLAGLRPAGVICEIMKEDGTMARMPDLEAFAATHDLRIATIADLVAYRLRNESFVHRAAETRLPSRYGGEFTAVVYTNDVDNLEHLALVKGTIAPEAEVMVRVHSECLTGDVFGSLRCDCGAQLHAAMEMVADEGCGVILYMHQEGRGIGLVNKLKAYALQDQGLDTVEANVQLGFKPDLRDYGVGAQILRDLGVKKMRLITNNPKKIVGLQGYGLEVVDRLPIEIEPLPENLRYLQCKKDKLGHMLGLIPTRMQDPDGGP